In Pseudomonadota bacterium, one genomic interval encodes:
- a CDS encoding cation transporter: MSETTINIDGMSCQHCVMSVKKAIGALKGVEQSDVAVGNAVVKYDDSQVKKEEIEAAIEKVGFKVKK; this comes from the coding sequence ATGTCGGAAACAACTATTAATATTGATGGTATGAGCTGCCAGCATTGTGTGATGAGTGTTAAAAAGGCAATAGGAGCGCTTAAAGGGGTTGAACAGTCGGACGTGGCTGTGGGAAACGCTGTTGTTAAGTATGATGATTCCCAGGTAAAAAAGGAAGAAATTGAAGCCGCTATAGAGAAGGTTGGATTTAAAGTGAAAAAATGA